One genomic segment of Synechocystis sp. LKSZ1 includes these proteins:
- a CDS encoding M3 family metallopeptidase, which yields MTSPLLRGQGLPPFSEISIDTIVPAMTELLQSLEQDLSQLEAQLTPTWSGLVEPLTALEERLTWSWGIIGHLMGVQNSPELRQAYEAIQPQVIQFSNRLGQSQALYQGFKALRQSPDWSTLEPAQQRIVESNLREAELAGVGLSGEKRERFNAIQLELGELSTQFSNHLLDATKAFSLTLTTPEEVAGLPPSLLAFAAQTARSQGQETATPEAGPWVITLDYPSYLPFMKYSERRDLREQLYRAFVRRASEGEWDNQPLIEKILALRLEQAQLLGYSTYAELSLSRKMAPSVEAVETLLEELRQASYDAAQQELDQLKAFANLEDLKHWDVAFWSERQREALFDLNSEALRPYFPLPQVLTGLFQLAERLFDVTITAADGQAPVWHTDVRYFQVSNSQQEPLAYFYLDPYSRPAEKRGGAWMDICINRAKLQKEGQPMLRLPVAYLVCNQTPPVDDQPSLMTFDEVTTLFHEFGHGIHHMLTQVDYTGAAGINNVEWDAVELPSQFMENWCYDQATLLGMAQHWQTGKPLPETEYQKLLAARNYMTGSAMLRQIHLSLLDLELHHRYRPDGSETIREMRDRLAKTTLILAPLPEDAFLCSFGHIFAGGYAAGYYSYKWAEVLSADAFAAFEEAGLEDESAVQTVGQRFRDTVLALGGSLHPLEIFRRFRGREPQTEALLRHNGLLPQAV from the coding sequence ATGACCTCTCCTCTCCTCCGTGGCCAGGGACTCCCACCTTTTTCCGAGATTTCGATCGATACCATTGTGCCGGCCATGACGGAACTGCTGCAAAGTCTAGAGCAAGACCTGAGCCAACTGGAAGCTCAGCTCACCCCAACTTGGTCAGGGCTGGTGGAACCCCTGACGGCCCTGGAGGAGCGCCTCACCTGGAGTTGGGGCATTATTGGGCATCTGATGGGGGTTCAAAATAGCCCGGAACTGCGCCAGGCCTACGAGGCAATTCAGCCCCAAGTCATTCAGTTTTCTAACCGTTTGGGCCAGAGCCAGGCCCTGTACCAAGGCTTTAAGGCCCTGCGGCAGAGTCCTGACTGGTCAACCCTAGAACCCGCCCAGCAGCGCATTGTCGAAAGTAATCTGCGGGAAGCCGAACTCGCTGGGGTTGGTTTAAGCGGCGAAAAACGAGAACGCTTCAACGCAATTCAACTGGAATTGGGAGAATTATCTACCCAATTTTCCAATCATCTCCTGGATGCCACCAAGGCCTTTAGCCTCACCCTGACAACCCCGGAAGAAGTAGCGGGCTTACCCCCCAGTTTGTTGGCCTTTGCGGCCCAAACCGCCCGTAGCCAGGGCCAAGAGACGGCAACGCCTGAAGCCGGGCCTTGGGTGATTACGCTGGATTACCCCAGCTATTTACCCTTTATGAAGTACAGTGAGCGGCGTGACCTGCGAGAACAGCTTTATCGGGCCTTTGTCCGTCGCGCTTCCGAGGGAGAGTGGGATAATCAACCCCTGATCGAAAAAATCCTGGCCCTGCGCCTAGAGCAAGCCCAACTCCTCGGGTACTCGACCTATGCCGAACTCAGTCTATCCCGCAAAATGGCTCCTAGTGTGGAAGCGGTGGAAACCCTCCTAGAAGAACTGCGCCAGGCCAGCTACGATGCGGCGCAACAAGAACTAGACCAACTCAAGGCCTTTGCAAACCTGGAAGATCTCAAACACTGGGATGTGGCTTTCTGGTCGGAACGTCAGCGGGAAGCCCTCTTTGACCTTAATAGTGAGGCCCTGCGGCCCTATTTTCCCTTACCCCAAGTATTAACCGGCCTATTTCAACTGGCCGAACGACTTTTTGACGTGACGATTACCGCCGCCGATGGTCAGGCCCCTGTTTGGCACACGGATGTGCGCTATTTCCAGGTCAGTAATTCCCAACAAGAACCCCTTGCCTACTTCTACCTCGACCCCTACAGTCGGCCCGCGGAAAAACGGGGCGGGGCCTGGATGGATATTTGTATCAATCGGGCCAAGCTCCAAAAAGAGGGCCAGCCGATGCTACGCTTACCCGTTGCCTACCTCGTCTGCAACCAAACGCCGCCCGTGGATGACCAGCCCAGTCTGATGACCTTCGATGAAGTGACCACCCTCTTCCATGAGTTTGGCCATGGCATTCACCACATGCTGACCCAGGTGGACTATACTGGCGCGGCAGGGATTAATAATGTGGAATGGGATGCGGTGGAGTTGCCCAGTCAGTTTATGGAAAATTGGTGCTATGACCAGGCGACCCTCCTGGGCATGGCACAGCATTGGCAGACGGGGAAACCTTTGCCCGAAACAGAATACCAGAAACTCTTAGCGGCCCGGAACTATATGACGGGCTCGGCCATGCTCCGCCAGATTCATCTGAGTTTATTAGATCTCGAACTACACCATCGTTACCGGCCCGATGGCTCGGAAACCATCCGCGAGATGCGTGACCGCCTGGCGAAAACCACCCTGATTCTGGCCCCACTACCCGAGGATGCCTTCCTTTGTTCCTTTGGCCATATCTTTGCGGGAGGATACGCGGCCGGCTACTACAGTTACAAATGGGCGGAAGTGCTGAGTGCTGATGCCTTTGCCGCCTTTGAAGAGGCAGGTTTAGAGGATGAGTCCGCCGTCCAGACCGTTGGCCAACGCTTCCGGGATACGGTCTTGGCCCTGGGAGGTAGTTTGCACCCGCTGGAGATTTTCCGTCGTTTCCGGGGCCGCGAACCTCAAACGGAGGCCCTCCTGCGGCACAATGGCCTGCTGCCCCAAGCGGTCTAG
- a CDS encoding DUF1622 domain-containing protein: MEFIELAEQLLHQVALVAKVILEFLAVLITLIASINALKLLLTANRKISKAKLTADLRLDLARSLALSLEFLLGADIVGTAVSPDWNALGQLAAVAVIRTFLNYFLAKEVKELQTEHLPES; the protein is encoded by the coding sequence ATGGAATTCATCGAACTAGCAGAGCAATTACTCCATCAAGTGGCCCTTGTTGCTAAGGTGATTTTAGAATTTCTAGCCGTTCTGATTACGTTAATCGCCTCTATCAATGCCCTTAAACTATTGTTAACGGCCAATCGTAAAATCTCTAAGGCCAAATTGACGGCGGATCTGCGTTTAGATCTAGCCCGTTCCTTAGCGCTGTCGTTGGAATTTCTTCTCGGAGCAGATATTGTCGGCACAGCAGTTTCCCCTGATTGGAATGCCCTGGGGCAATTAGCAGCAGTCGCTGTCATTCGTACTTTTTTAAATTACTTTTTGGCAAAGGAAGTCAAAGAATTACAGACGGAACATTTGCCAGAATCGTAA
- the accC gene encoding acetyl-CoA carboxylase biotin carboxylase subunit, giving the protein MQFNKILIANRGEIALRILHSCEELGISTVAVHSTIDRQALHVQLADESVCIGPPPSGKSYLNIPNIIAAALTRNATAIHPGYGFLAENARFAEICADHQLTFIGPSPEAIRAMGDKSTAKKTMQRAGVPTIPGSPGLIDSEGEALRIAAEIGYPVIIKATAGGGGRGMRLVRQESEFLRLFQAAQGEAEAAFGNPGVYLEKFIEKPRHIEFQILADSYGNVVHLGERDCSIQRRHQKLLEEAPSPFLTPQLRKKMGEAAIKAAKSIKYVGAGTVEFLVDASGAFYFMEMNTRIQVEHPVTEMITGLDLISEQIRIAQGDKLRFNQSQIHFSGHAIECRINAEDPDQNFRPHPGKISGYLPPGGPGVRIDSHVYTDYEIPPYYDSLIGKLIVWGSDREMAIKRMQRALRECAITGIPTTINFHQRILQTPAFLKGDVYTNFIEEHLMNNPK; this is encoded by the coding sequence ATGCAATTTAATAAAATCCTAATTGCCAATCGGGGAGAAATCGCCCTACGCATCCTACACAGTTGCGAAGAACTCGGCATCTCTACCGTGGCAGTTCACTCCACTATCGACCGCCAGGCCCTGCATGTCCAACTGGCCGATGAAAGTGTCTGCATTGGCCCACCGCCTAGTGGCAAAAGCTACCTCAACATTCCCAACATTATCGCGGCGGCCCTGACCCGCAATGCCACCGCTATTCACCCCGGTTACGGATTTTTAGCAGAAAATGCCCGCTTTGCTGAAATTTGCGCTGACCACCAGTTGACCTTTATTGGCCCTTCCCCCGAAGCCATTCGGGCCATGGGAGATAAATCCACCGCCAAAAAAACCATGCAACGGGCTGGCGTTCCCACCATTCCCGGTAGTCCGGGCCTGATCGATAGTGAAGGAGAGGCCCTACGCATTGCCGCCGAGATTGGCTATCCCGTGATCATTAAGGCCACAGCGGGGGGCGGCGGCCGGGGGATGCGTTTGGTGCGTCAAGAAAGTGAGTTTTTGCGACTGTTCCAAGCGGCCCAGGGAGAAGCCGAAGCGGCCTTTGGGAATCCGGGGGTTTATCTCGAAAAATTTATTGAAAAACCCCGCCATATTGAGTTTCAAATCCTCGCAGACAGCTACGGCAACGTCGTCCACCTGGGAGAACGGGATTGTTCGATCCAGCGTCGTCACCAAAAACTGCTAGAAGAGGCCCCGAGCCCCTTCCTCACGCCCCAACTCCGCAAAAAAATGGGAGAGGCGGCGATTAAGGCGGCCAAATCAATTAAGTATGTCGGGGCCGGTACTGTTGAATTCCTGGTGGATGCCTCCGGGGCCTTCTACTTTATGGAGATGAATACCCGCATTCAAGTGGAACATCCCGTCACAGAAATGATCACCGGGCTAGATTTAATTAGCGAGCAAATCCGCATTGCCCAGGGGGACAAACTACGCTTCAACCAGTCCCAAATACATTTTTCTGGTCATGCCATCGAATGCCGCATTAATGCTGAAGACCCCGATCAAAACTTCCGGCCTCATCCCGGCAAGATCAGTGGTTATCTGCCCCCTGGCGGCCCTGGGGTTCGTATCGACTCCCACGTTTATACCGACTACGAAATTCCACCTTACTATGATTCGCTGATCGGCAAACTGATTGTTTGGGGTAGTGACCGAGAAATGGCTATTAAAAGGATGCAACGGGCCTTAAGGGAATGTGCCATTACGGGTATTCCCACCACCATTAATTTTCATCAACGGATTTTACAAACCCCAGCCTTTCTTAAAGGGGATGTTTATACTAATTTCATTGAAGAACATTTAATGAATAACCCCAAATAG
- the uvrA gene encoding excinuclease ABC subunit UvrA, with amino-acid sequence MAEHQSIRIRGARQHNLKNVNLDLPRDRLIVFTGVSGSGKSSLAFDTIFAEGQRRYVESLSAYARQFLGQLDKPDVDAIEGLSPAISIDQKSTSHNPRSTVGTVTEIYDYLRLLFGRAGIPHCPHCQRSIAPQTIDEMCDRIMALPERTKFQILAPVVRGKKGTHQQLLSALAAQGFVRVRINGQVRELSDNIELKKKQSHHIEVVIDRLIRKAGLEERLADSLSTCLKQAEGTAIIEILDTPTENKAPTPLQDTSPLAAEARQVYQLHAPKELVFSENFACPEHGAVMEELSPRLFSFNSPYGACPDCHGLGSLRTFSEELIVPDPSKPLYAAIAPWSDKDNAYYLSLLYSVGQAFDFELQTPWQGLTSDQRQVLLHGTEEQIWIEEESRFRQGKGYYRKFPGILALLDRAYEETNSETVKQKLETYLVNQPCETCQGQRLKPEALAVKLGQYNICDLTSVPIRDGLQRIEQLDLTPRQRLIGELALREIKARLQFLLDVGLDYLTLDRAAMTLSGGEAQRIRLATQIGAGLTGVLYVLDEPSIGLHQRDNERLLNTLHKLRDLGNTLIVVEHDEDTIRQADHIVDIGPKAGVHGGEIVCQGGLQTLLEHPKSLTGAYLSGRAVIATPVERRPGNGLSLKLQDCHLNNLRHIDVEIPLGKLVCVTGVSGSGKSTLVNELLYLALQHHLSRQVPLPKGLGAIEGLTAIDKVIVIDQSPIGRTPRSNPATYTGVFDPIREVFSQTVEAKARGYKPGQFSFNVKGGRCEACGGQGVNVIEMNFLPDVYVQCDVCKGARYNRETLQVKYKGHSIAEVLELTAEEALVIFENIPRAVNRLQTLVDVGLGYVKLGQPATTLSGGEAQRVKLATELSRRATGKTLYLIDEPTTGLSFYDVHQLLNVLQRLVDKGNSILVIEHNLDVIRCSDWIVDLGPEGGDRGGQIIAEGTPEAVAQHPSSYTGHFLAQVLSPIPVKVEP; translated from the coding sequence ATGGCCGAGCACCAGAGTATTCGCATCCGGGGCGCCCGACAGCACAATCTCAAGAATGTGAATCTCGATTTGCCGCGTGACCGCTTGATCGTCTTCACGGGGGTATCGGGGTCAGGCAAGTCCTCTCTGGCCTTTGATACAATTTTTGCGGAAGGCCAACGGCGCTACGTGGAATCCCTGAGTGCCTACGCCCGTCAGTTTCTCGGCCAACTGGATAAGCCGGATGTGGATGCCATTGAAGGGTTAAGTCCGGCCATTTCCATCGACCAAAAATCCACCTCCCATAATCCCCGCTCCACCGTCGGCACCGTCACGGAGATCTACGACTATCTCCGCCTGCTTTTTGGCCGGGCTGGAATACCCCACTGTCCCCATTGCCAGCGCAGTATTGCTCCCCAGACCATCGATGAAATGTGCGACCGGATTATGGCCCTGCCGGAACGGACGAAATTTCAGATCCTGGCCCCAGTGGTACGGGGTAAAAAGGGTACCCATCAGCAGTTACTGTCGGCTCTGGCCGCCCAAGGTTTTGTGCGGGTGCGTATCAACGGGCAAGTGCGGGAATTGTCGGACAATATCGAACTGAAAAAAAAACAGAGCCATCATATCGAGGTGGTGATTGACCGTCTGATCCGCAAAGCAGGCCTGGAGGAACGTCTGGCCGATTCTTTAAGTACCTGTCTCAAACAAGCCGAAGGTACGGCCATTATCGAAATTCTGGACACCCCGACGGAGAACAAGGCCCCGACCCCTCTGCAAGACACTAGCCCTTTAGCGGCAGAGGCCAGACAGGTTTATCAGCTTCATGCCCCTAAAGAGTTAGTCTTTTCCGAAAATTTTGCCTGTCCTGAGCACGGGGCCGTGATGGAGGAACTGTCTCCCCGTCTGTTTTCCTTTAATTCCCCCTACGGGGCCTGTCCCGACTGCCATGGCCTGGGGTCGCTACGCACCTTTTCCGAGGAACTGATCGTTCCCGACCCCAGTAAACCCCTCTACGCCGCCATTGCCCCTTGGTCAGATAAAGACAACGCCTATTACCTCTCCCTGCTCTACAGCGTCGGCCAGGCCTTTGACTTTGAACTGCAAACCCCTTGGCAGGGCCTGACTTCCGACCAGCGTCAGGTATTGCTCCACGGCACGGAGGAACAAATTTGGATAGAGGAGGAATCCCGCTTTCGCCAAGGCAAAGGCTACTACCGCAAATTTCCAGGGATTTTGGCCCTTCTGGATCGGGCCTACGAAGAAACCAACTCGGAAACGGTTAAACAAAAGCTAGAAACCTATCTGGTCAATCAACCCTGTGAAACCTGTCAGGGCCAACGCCTCAAACCCGAGGCCCTGGCTGTCAAACTGGGTCAGTACAATATCTGTGACCTGACCAGTGTTCCCATTCGGGACGGCCTCCAGCGCATCGAGCAATTAGACTTAACACCGCGTCAACGCTTGATTGGGGAACTGGCCCTGCGGGAAATTAAGGCCCGCTTGCAATTTCTCCTGGATGTGGGCCTGGATTACCTCACCCTCGACCGGGCGGCCATGACTCTTTCCGGCGGCGAGGCCCAACGCATTCGTCTGGCAACCCAGATCGGTGCTGGGTTAACAGGGGTGCTCTACGTGCTGGATGAACCGAGCATTGGCCTGCATCAACGGGATAACGAGCGACTCCTCAATACCCTGCATAAACTGCGGGATTTGGGTAATACCTTGATTGTGGTGGAACATGATGAAGATACGATTCGCCAGGCCGACCATATTGTCGATATTGGCCCCAAAGCCGGGGTGCATGGTGGTGAAATCGTCTGTCAAGGCGGCCTACAAACTCTGCTGGAACATCCCAAATCCCTGACGGGGGCCTATCTTTCAGGGCGGGCGGTGATTGCGACTCCGGTGGAGCGTCGTCCGGGTAATGGCCTAAGCCTCAAGCTTCAGGATTGTCACCTAAATAATCTGCGTCACATTGACGTGGAAATTCCCTTGGGCAAACTGGTCTGTGTGACGGGGGTTTCGGGGTCAGGTAAATCCACCCTGGTGAATGAATTGCTCTATCTGGCCCTGCAACACCATCTTTCCCGCCAAGTCCCTCTTCCTAAGGGCCTGGGGGCCATAGAGGGCCTAACAGCCATTGATAAAGTGATCGTGATTGATCAATCCCCCATTGGCCGGACTCCCCGCTCCAATCCCGCCACCTATACCGGCGTCTTTGACCCGATTCGAGAGGTCTTTAGCCAGACGGTCGAGGCCAAGGCCCGGGGCTATAAACCCGGCCAGTTTTCTTTTAACGTCAAAGGTGGTCGTTGTGAGGCCTGCGGGGGCCAGGGGGTGAACGTGATCGAGATGAATTTTCTACCCGATGTCTATGTCCAGTGCGATGTCTGCAAAGGAGCCCGCTATAACCGGGAAACCCTACAAGTGAAATACAAGGGCCATTCTATTGCCGAAGTTTTGGAACTGACGGCTGAAGAGGCCCTGGTCATTTTTGAAAATATTCCTCGGGCCGTAAATCGCCTACAAACGCTGGTCGATGTAGGCCTGGGCTATGTGAAATTGGGCCAACCGGCCACCACCCTTTCTGGGGGAGAAGCCCAACGGGTGAAACTAGCTACCGAATTATCCCGGCGGGCGACAGGAAAAACCCTCTACCTGATTGATGAACCCACCACTGGCTTATCCTTCTACGACGTGCATCAGTTACTGAATGTGCTACAGCGCCTGGTGGATAAGGGCAACTCCATCCTGGTGATCGAGCATAACCTAGACGTGATCCGCTGTAGTGACTGGATTGTCGACCTTGGCCCTGAGGGGGGCGACCGAGGCGGCCAGATAATTGCAGAAGGAACACCAGAGGCCGTGGCCCAGCATCCCAGTTCCTACACCGGGCATTTTCTGGCTCAGGTGTTATCGCCAATTCCCGTAAAAGTAGAACCCTAG